The proteins below are encoded in one region of Aquisphaera giovannonii:
- a CDS encoding pyrroloquinoline quinone-dependent dehydrogenase: MRFTRILPFCLLAFAGRAEAQPAQNGDWPRVGNDPGCMRYSPLDQINRENVARLKPAWTYHTGEIESRVGKTIECTPIVVEGVLYLTTGYLRVVALDAATGKELWQFDPLRDHPAGRLLASGGVNRGCAYWSDGKPGGERRIIHGSADGRLFSLNARDGKLDPKFGEGGIRDLRKELDPKYAGLNYGPTSAPAVWKDTIVLGLSNDEGPGLAAPGDIRAFDVRTGAQLWEFHTVPRPGEFGGETWATGSWKDRGGANAWGGISVDADRGLVFAGTGSAAFDFYGGDRIGDNLFANCTLAIDARTGRRVWHFQTLRHDVWDHDLPTYPNLVTVRHGGKSVDAVAQVTKTGFVFLFDRETGKPLFEVKDVPVPASDVPGEKAAATQPIPVKPPPFAAQVLDESNVTDIGPANRSFVLERLRQYRHGTAFEPPSARGSVVIPGFHGGANWSGASFDPATGRLYVNSNNVPNVIILAGTKPEEKARLGPYRHTGYVQFLDQEGYPAIKPPWGVLSAIDLNAGEIAWQVPLGEIPALTARGIPRTGTETFGGTIVTAGGLVFIAGTKDEKFHAFDKATGQLLWEHPLPAGGYATPCTYQVGGRQYVVIAAGGAGKLRTRAGDAFVAFRLPD; encoded by the coding sequence ATGCGATTCACCCGGATCCTCCCGTTCTGTCTCCTCGCATTCGCCGGCCGGGCCGAGGCGCAGCCCGCCCAGAATGGGGATTGGCCTCGCGTCGGCAATGACCCCGGCTGCATGCGGTATTCGCCGCTGGACCAGATCAACCGCGAGAACGTCGCCCGGCTGAAGCCGGCCTGGACCTACCACACCGGTGAGATCGAATCGCGGGTCGGCAAGACGATCGAATGCACGCCGATCGTCGTCGAAGGGGTCCTGTACCTGACCACCGGCTATCTCCGGGTCGTCGCGCTCGACGCCGCCACCGGGAAGGAGCTCTGGCAGTTCGATCCGCTGAGGGACCATCCGGCGGGCCGCCTCCTCGCCTCGGGGGGCGTGAATCGCGGCTGCGCCTACTGGTCCGACGGCAAGCCGGGCGGCGAGCGGCGGATCATCCACGGGTCGGCGGACGGGCGGCTCTTCTCACTGAACGCCCGCGACGGCAAGCTCGACCCGAAGTTCGGGGAGGGCGGGATCCGCGACCTCCGCAAGGAGCTCGACCCGAAGTACGCCGGGCTGAACTACGGCCCGACCTCGGCCCCGGCCGTCTGGAAGGATACGATCGTCCTGGGGCTCTCCAACGACGAGGGCCCAGGCCTCGCCGCCCCGGGGGACATCCGCGCCTTCGACGTCCGGACCGGCGCCCAGCTATGGGAATTCCACACCGTGCCCCGGCCGGGCGAGTTCGGCGGCGAGACGTGGGCGACCGGCTCCTGGAAGGACCGCGGCGGGGCGAACGCCTGGGGCGGCATCAGCGTCGACGCGGACCGCGGCCTAGTCTTCGCCGGCACCGGCTCGGCCGCGTTCGACTTCTACGGCGGCGACCGCATCGGCGACAACCTGTTCGCCAATTGCACCCTCGCGATCGACGCCCGGACGGGCCGCCGCGTCTGGCACTTCCAGACACTCCGTCACGACGTCTGGGACCACGACCTGCCGACCTATCCGAACCTCGTGACGGTCCGGCACGGGGGCAAATCCGTCGACGCCGTCGCCCAGGTGACGAAGACCGGCTTCGTCTTCCTCTTCGACCGCGAGACCGGCAAGCCGCTGTTCGAGGTCAAGGACGTCCCCGTCCCCGCCTCCGACGTCCCCGGCGAGAAGGCCGCGGCGACCCAGCCGATCCCGGTGAAGCCGCCGCCGTTCGCCGCACAGGTGCTCGACGAGTCGAATGTCACCGACATCGGCCCGGCCAATCGCTCCTTCGTCCTGGAACGCCTGCGGCAGTACCGCCACGGCACGGCCTTCGAGCCCCCGAGCGCCCGGGGCAGCGTCGTGATCCCCGGCTTCCACGGCGGGGCGAACTGGTCCGGCGCCTCGTTCGACCCCGCGACGGGCCGGCTCTACGTCAACTCGAACAACGTCCCGAACGTCATCATCCTGGCCGGCACGAAGCCCGAAGAAAAGGCAAGGCTCGGCCCCTATCGCCACACCGGCTACGTCCAGTTCCTCGACCAGGAGGGCTATCCCGCGATCAAGCCCCCCTGGGGCGTCCTGTCCGCGATCGACCTCAACGCGGGCGAGATCGCCTGGCAGGTCCCGCTCGGGGAGATCCCCGCCTTGACCGCCCGGGGCATCCCCCGGACAGGCACCGAAACCTTCGGCGGCACGATCGTCACGGCGGGCGGCCTCGTCTTCATCGCCGGCACGAAGGACGAGAAGTTCCACGCCTTCGACAAGGCCACGGGCCAACTGCTCTGGGAGCACCCGCTGCCCGCCGGCGGGTACGCCACGCCGTGCACCTACCAGGTCGGCGGCCGGCAGTACGTCGTCATCGCCGCCGGCGGCGCCGGCAAGCTCCGCACCCGGGCCGGCGATGCCTTCGTGGCTTTCCGGCTGCCGGACTGA